One genomic region from Salvia hispanica cultivar TCC Black 2014 chromosome 2, UniMelb_Shisp_WGS_1.0, whole genome shotgun sequence encodes:
- the LOC125206257 gene encoding uncharacterized protein LOC125206257, with the protein MASGSGSGSGSGSGTGGCGAGDCCQIVMDELRAVTSREINRVLQTAMQQQQQLAVPRPIRRRAIVPRDRITAHHRLYADYFAPEPRFGDNLFRRRFYMSRPLFLRIVGALERRYEYFRMREDAVGKPGHTPIQKCTAAIRQLAYGDAADMFDEYLHIDESTARECLEFFSQGVREIFGDTYLRKPTPQDCQELITMHKSQHGFPGMLGSIDCMHLEWKNCPSAWKGLYTTGFKSKHPTIVLKAVADYRLWIWHAYFGVADSNNNINVLQSSPLFNDQELGVGSAVSFVANGNQHNMGYYLADEIYPMWPVFVKTIRCATEDRKKYFASRQEAAHKDVERTFGVL; encoded by the coding sequence atggcAAGTGGTAGTGGAAGTGGCAGTGGAAGTGGTAGTGGTACGGGTGGTTGCGGTGCTGGTGACTGTTGCCAAATCGTTATGGATGAGCTGCGGGCCGTTACGTCTAGGGAGATAAATCGGGTGTTACAAACGGCcatgcagcagcagcaacagcTGGCGGTACCTAGACCCATCCGTCGTCGAGCTATAGTACCTCGGGACCGCATCACTGCACACCATCGATTGTACGCGGACTACTTTGCTCCAGAGCCGCGGTTTGGGGACAACTTATTCCGCCGACGTTTTTACATGAGCCGTCCATTGTTTCTTCGTATCGTTGGCGCTTTAGAGCGTCGATACGAATATTTCAGGATGAGAGAGGATGCGGTAGGTAAACCCGGTCACACGCCCATTCAGAAGTGCACTGCCGCAATCAGACAGCTGGCATACGGAGATGcggccgacatgttcgacgagtacctccacatcgacGAGTCGACTGCCCGCGAATGTCTGGAGTTTTTTTCTCAAGGTGTTAGGGAGATATTCGGGGATACCTATCTTCGGAAGCCTACCCCCCAAGACTGCCAGGAACTGATAACTATGCACAAGAGTCAGCATGGGTTTCCGGGAATGTTGGGTAGCATAGACTGTATGCATTTGGAATGGAAGAACTGTCCCTCCGCCTGGAAAGGGTTGTACACAACCGGTTTCAAGAGCAAGCATCCCACGATTGTCCTTAAAGCGGTAGCTgactaccggctgtggatttggcatgcatattttggAGTAGCCGATTCGAACAACAACATCAATGTCCTACAGTCGTCCCCCCTTTTCAACGACCAAGAACTTGGTGTTGGTTCGGCTGTCAGTTTcgtcgccaacggcaaccaaCACAACATGGGCTACTATTTGGCGGATGAGATTTATCCTATGTGGCCCGTCTtcgtgaagacgatcagatgcgCAACAGAAGATAGGAAGAAATATTTTGCGAGTCGTCAGGAGGCAGCGcacaaggatgtggagcggaCATTTGGTGTGCTCTAG
- the LOC125205737 gene encoding serine/threonine-protein kinase WNK8-like yields MGSGTGLRTGSGLGSPRPIHTGTGNGNVETLGISPSLSSARLIEAGYRESGFVERCTKSRYARYDEVLGKGAFKTVYKAFDQLDGIEVAWNRVKITDMLQSPEDMEKLYSEVHLLRNMKHVNIIKLYDAWIDDKKKTINMITELFTSGSLRQYRKRHRSVNMKAIKNWARQILRGLDYLHSQNPPVIHRDLKCDNIFVNGNQGEVKIGDLGLATIMQQPTAKSVIGTPEFMAPELYEEEYNELVDIYSFGMCLLEMVSMEYPYSECRNPAQIYKKVTSGILPAALGRVASPEVKEFIQRCLVPAPQRLSAKELLKDPFLQVELSGESIRDPLTVPDVIPRSVTSLNYGPQVMDIDPEYNQFVSAEYNFGTPPTSVVEFKRTHHNNEFRLRGNKINENSISLTLRIADKGGRVRNIHFQFYLDADTALAVAAEMVEQLDLADHDVSFIAEFIDYLISRILPDWKPSSDYSASRDKFGSGLTFVSDLWEGEPTSKQGNSSYFQIDRQNFFPARNLHKQANSVSSNHGGSKLSQGSANSGTIGDYSSLKNQTSKGSFGSASDMEFRDHHSGESRMNGMGIGWPSMDRLTEHSDSSYPDQKVSKTGSFTSCYSTLNLSDRDPDFDLKSELDAIEAQYQHWLQELPKMKQEAIEAAKSRWMVKKKDVH; encoded by the exons ATGGGCTCAGGTACGGGCTTGCGAACGGGCTCTGGATTGGGATCTCCGCGCCCAATCCACACCGGAACTGGGAATGGGAATGTGGAAACCCTAGGTATTTCGCCCTCACTGAGTTCTGCTCGTCTCATCGAGGCTGGTTACCGAGAGTCCGGTTTTGTTGAGCGATGCACCAAGAGTCGATATGCTCGG TATGATGAAGTTTTAGGCAAGGGTGCATTCAAGACTGT ATACAAGGCTTTTGACCAACTTGATGGAATAGAAGTAGCGTGGAACCGAGTGAAAATAACTGACATGCTGCAGTCACCTGAAGATatggaaaaattatactctgaggttcatcttcttcggaACATGAAACATGTCAACATTATAAAGTTATATGATGCGTGGATTGATGACAAGAAGAAGACTATTAACATGATCACTGAGCTCTTCACATCTGGGAGCCTGAGGCA ATACCGGAAGAGGCACAGAAGTGTTAACATGAAGGCTATCAAGAATTGGGCAAGGCAGATTCTCCGAGGCCTAGACTACCTTCACAGCCAAAACCCACCTGTTATTCATAGGGATTTGAAATGTGACAATATATTTGTCAATGGAAACCAAGGAGAAGTTAAGATAGGAGATCTTGGTCTGGCAACCATCATGCAACAGCCAACAGCTAAAAGTGTAATTG GAACACCGGAGTTTATGGCTCCAGAGCTGTATGAAGAAGAATATAACGAACTAGTCGACATATATTCCTTTGGAATGTGCTTGTTGGAAATGGTCAGTATGGAGTATCCTTACTCCGAGTGTAGGAATCCAGCTCAAATATATAAGAAGGTCACATCT GGCATCTTACCTGCTGCTCTCGGAAGAGTGGCATCTCCAGAGGTGAAAGAATTTATCCAAAGATGCCTGGTTCCGGCTCCTCAGAGGTTGTCTGCTAAGGAACTGCTCAAAGATCCATTCCTTCAAGTTGAGCTATCTGGAGAATCCATTCGTGATCCTTTGACTGTACCTGATGTGATCCCCAGATCTGTCACTTCATTGAACTACGGACCTCAAGTTATGGATATAGACCCTGAATATAACCAGTTTGTATCTGCAGAGTACAATTTCGGGACGCCTCCTACCTCGGTGGTGGAATTTAAACGGACTCATCATAACAATGAGTTCAGATTGAGGGGAAACAAGATCAATGAAAACTCAATCTCACTTACCTTGCGAATTGCTGATAAGGGAG GCCGAGTCAGAAACATACACTTCCAATTCTACCTTGACGCCGACACTGCCCTTGCTGTTGCAGCTGAAATGGTTGAACAGCTAGATTTAGCCGATCATGATGTATCTTTCATTGCGGAGTTCATTGATTACTTGATATCGAGGATCTTGCCGGACTGGAAACCTTCTTCAGATTACTCTGCCAGCCGCGATAAATTTGGTAGTGGCCTAACCTTTGTGTCAGACTTATGGGAGGGTGAACCAACGAGCAAGCAAGGGAATTCCTCCTACTTTCAGATTGATCGTCAGAATTTTTTCCCAGCTCGCAATTTGCACAAACAGGCAAATTCAGTGTCCAGCAATCAtg GAGGAAGCAAATTATCACAGGGATCAGCAAATTCTGGGACCATTGGAGACTATTCCTCATTGAAGAATCAAACGTCGAAGGGATCTTTTGGGTCAGCCTCTGACATGGAGTTCAGAGATCACCACTCTGGCGAGAGTCGAATGAACGGGATGGGAATTGGATGGCCATCGATGGACCGTTTGACCGAACACTCAGACTCCAGTTACCCTGATCAGAAAGTTTCTAAAACCGGGAGCTTTACAAGCTGTTATTCGACACTGAATTTGAGCGACAGAGACCCTGATTTTGATCTCAAGTCAGAACTCGATGCAATCGAGGCACAGTATCAGCATTGGCTTCAAGAACTCCCTAAGATGAAGCAAGAGGCAATAGAGGCCGCCAAGAGTCGATGGATGGTGAAAAAGAAAGATGTTCATTGA
- the LOC125205738 gene encoding DNA-directed RNA polymerase III subunit RPC10-like: MEFCPTCGSMLLYQLPQLGHPARFTCPTCPYVCNIESQVKIKRHVRLVKKTMDPIFTKEDRRNFQETKESCPACNHDKAGFIQVQTRSADEPMTIFYECRKCEYTWREG; the protein is encoded by the exons ATGGAGTTCTGCCCAACTTGTGGGAGTATGCTACTCTATCAGTTGCCACAGTTGGGGCACCCTGCCCGATTTACCTGTCCGACGTGCCCTTATGTATGCAACATAGAGAGCCAG GTTAAGATAAAGAGACATGTGCGCTTGGTTAAGAAGACAATGGATCCTATTTTTACTAAAGAAGACCGGAGGAACTTTCAAGAAACTAAAg AGAGCTGTCCCGCATGCAATCATGATAAAGCTGGTTTTATTCAAGTGCAGACTAGGTCAGCAGATGAACCCATGACAATCTTCTATGAATGCCGAAAGTGCGAATACACTTGGAGAGAGGGCTAG
- the LOC125206255 gene encoding uncharacterized protein LOC125206255, whose translation MGYYLADGIYPQWPVFLKTIRCPLGDRRRYFARAQESARKDVERAFGVLQSRFALVKGPTRFFYQGDIADIMYACIIMHNMIIEDEHEGVLDVTNDPSVASSSHGVSTESARQGVPHNEHERFQAFMDIHQKEAHQALQHDIIEELIRIIN comes from the exons ATGGGGTACTACCTGGCTGACGGCATCTATCCGCAATGGCCCGTGTTtctgaagacgatcagatgccCACTCGGAGATAGAAGAAGGTATTTTGCCCGAGCGCAAGAGTctgcgcgcaaggatgtggagagggcatttggggtgctccaatcgcgatTTGCACTGGTAAAGGGTCCGACGCGCTTTTTCTACCAGGGGGATATTGCCGatatcatgtatgcgtgcatcatcatgcataacatgatcatcGAAGATGAACACGAAGGCGTCCTCGACGTCACCAACGACCCAAGTGTTGCATCATCGAGTCACGGTGTCTCAACCGAGTCCGCCCGCCAGGGTGTACCGCACAACGAACATGAACGGTTCCAGGCGTTCATGGACATACACCAGAAGGAGGCCCATCAAGCACTACAACacgatatcatcgaagaatt AATCAGAATCATAAACTGA
- the LOC125207398 gene encoding U-box domain-containing protein 43-like — protein MVMDVAINSAGPLVDVASQIIEAIIEIVVASENVLVGKRSFTKLSSYLNGLVPLLKELNRGHIASSEGIENFIEILNHQVRDGSKLIRECTERNRFYLLVNSRSIAKQIEAITKEIVCAINCIPFASLNMSLQMRDDFEQLITNMQNAEFRAAMAEEDVLEKIESGIQERNVDRSYANDLLVSIAKAVGVSTDRSALKKEFDDFKSEIDNLSSMKDKAEAIQMDQIIALLERADVASSLDDKEKKYLNKRKSLGVQPLEPLMSFICPITTEVMVDPVETPSGHTFERSAIERWLSEADEPSCPITSNPLEISMLRPNKTLRQSIEEWRDRNNMIMVASLKSRLSSENEQELIDCLGQVKDLCEQREIHKEWLILENYIPTLVKLLSVKNREIRNKALCILCLLVKDNDDAKERIATVESSIEHIVQFLGRRIGERKSAVTLLLELSKCEAIRDSIGKVQGCILLLVTMLSNTDLQAARDARSVLDNLSYSDDNVILMAKNNYFTYLLERLSSGSDQVKMRMAKTLGEMELTDHKKASLVECGVLDLLLGLVPHDDVEMKIVAVQALLNISSLQKNGQEIIKKGAVRPFLDILYRQTSLQRLRELVAATIVNLAQSTITKEDSDSEPVLMLETGDDISELFSFSTMTVPALQQEIFRAFHAMCRSPSADAVKSKLRECSAVQTLFRLCEVDDAISLRANAVKLLDCLIEDAEGDEILEHVTQNSIESLLKILNTSNNQDETASALGTIASLPESIQISEWLQESRNLQRIFGFLSDDRNSAHQKPQLLENAVGAICRLTTPTSLELQKKVAEAGVIPLLVRLLEVGTSLTVKRAATSLGHLSQSSRRLTRQISRRSSLWCFSALPEAACPVHHGLCTMESSFCLVEASAVEPLSRALRSEDAGVCEAALDALLTLIDNELLQSGCKVLDEANAIPAMIKLISSPCASLQEKVMNCLERIFRLVEYKQKYGDAAHMPLVDLTQRGSRLRSLAARILAQLNVLHDQSSYF, from the exons ATGGTGATGGACGTAGCGATCAATTCGGCTGGTCCATTAGTGGACGTCGCCTCTCAGATTATTGAGGCTATAATTGAGATTGTGGTTGCATCTGAAAATGTCCTTGTTGGCAAAAGAAGTTTTACCAAACTCTCGTCTTACTTGAATGGGCTTGTTCCACTCTTGAAAGAGTTGAACAGGGGACACATTGCTTCCTCCGAAGGCATAGAGAACTTCATTGAGATTCTCAACCATCAGGTGAGGGATGGGAGCAAACTGATCAGGGAGTGTACTGAAAGAAACCGATTTTACCTCTTGGTGAATTCACGCTCAATTGCTAAGCAGATTGAAGCAATCACTAAAGAGATTGTCTGTGCAATCAATTGCATCCCTTTTGCATCTTTAAATATGTCATTACAGATGAGGGATGACTTTGAGCAGCTCATTACCAACATGCAGAATGCTGAGTTCAGAGCTGCAATGGCCGAGGAAGATGTTCTGGAGAAGATAGAGTCTGGCATACAGGAGAGGAATGTTGATCGAAGCTATGCCAATGATTTGTTGGTCTCAATTGCAAAGGCTGTTGGGGTTTCAACCGATCGTTCGGcattgaaaaaggaatttgatGATTTCAAGAGTGAAATAGACAATCTAAGCTCGATGAAAGACAAGGCTGAAGCAATACAGATGGATCAAATAATTGCTTTGTTAGAGAGGGCGGATGTAGCATCATCGCTTGatgataaagaaaagaaataccTAAACAAGAGAAAATCTTTAGGGGTGCAGCCATTAGAGCCTCTCATGTCATTTATTTGCCCAATTACAACTGAGGTTATGGTTGATCCAGTGGAGACTCCTTCTGGGCATACTTTTGAGAGGAGTGCCATTGAGAGGTGGTTGTCTGAGGCGGATGAGCCATCATGTCCCATTACTTCAAATCCATTAGAAATATCAATGCTTAGGCCTAATAAAACCCTGAGGCAGTCTATTGAAGAATGGAGGGATCGAAATAACATGATCATGGTGGCTTCCCTCAAGTCCCGGCTTTCCTCAGAAAATGAGCAAGAACTGATTGATTGTCTCGGACAGGTCAAGGATCTCTGTGAACAGAGAGAAATCCACAAAGAATGGTTGATCTTGGAGAATTACATACCAACTCTTGTTAAGCTGCTTAGTGTAAAAAATCGGGAAATCAGGAATAAAGCTCTTTGTATCCTTTGCCTGCTGGTGAAGGACAATGACGACGCTAAG GAAAGGATTGCCACAGTTGAGAGTTCTATTGAACATATTGTTCAGTTTCTTGGGCGACGTATTGGGGAAAGAAAATCAGCTGTCACATTATTGCTGGAATTATCGAAATGTGAAGCAATTCGTGATAGCATCGGGAAGGTCCAGGGTTGCATACTTCTTCTGGTAACAATGTTGAGCAATACTGACCTTCAAGCCGCCAGAGATGCGAGGAGTGTTTTGGACAACCTTTCGTACTCTGATGACAATGTTATCCTCATGGCGAAGAATAACTATTTTACATATCTTTTGGAACGTCTTTCTTCAG GTTCTGATCAGGTTAAGATGAGAATGGCAAAAACATTGGGGGAGATGGAATTGACtgatcacaaaaaagcatccCTCGTTGAATGCGGTGTTCTGGATTTGCTACTTGGCTTAGTTCCCCACGATGATGTTGAAATGAAGATAGTAGCAGTTCAAGCCCTCCTCAATATTTCAAGCTTACAGAAAAATGGGCAGGAGATAATAAAGAAAGGTGCAGTGCGTCCGTTCCTGGACATCCTCTACCGCCAAACATCATTGCAGAGGTTGCGTGAGCTAGTCGCAGCTACTATTGTCAATCTTGCTCAGTCAACCATAACTAAAGAAGATTCTGATTCAGAGCCAGTTTTGATGTTGGAAACTGGTGATGATATTTCCGAACTCTTTTCCTTCAGTACTATGACAGTCCCTGCTCTGCAGCAAGAGATTTTCCGGGCATTTCATGCAATGTGTCGATCTCCATCTGCTGATGCTGTCAAGTCAAAACTGAGAGAG TGCTCAGCTGTGCAAACCTTGTTTCGACTATGTGAGGTTGATGATGCCATATCATTACGTGCAAATGCTGTGAAGCTGTTGGACTGCTTGATCGAAGATGCTGAAGGAGACGAAATTTTGGAGCATGTGACACAAAATTCAATCGAATCACTGCTCAAGATTCTCAATACTTCAAACAACCAGGACGAGACTGCCTCTGCACTGGGCACAATTGCTAGCCTCCCAGAGTCCATTCAAATCTCCGAGTGGCTGCAGGAATCACGCAATCTCCAAAGAATATTTGGTTTTCTTTCCGATGATAGAAACAGTGCACACCAAAAACCTCAGCTTTTAGAGAACGCAGTGGGAGCTATATGCCGTTTAACCACTCCAACAAGTCTGGAGTTACAAAAGAAAGTAGCAGAAGCAGGAGTCATCCCCTTGTTGGTACGGTTGCTGGAGGTGGGAACCAGCTTGACAGTAAAACGAGCAGCCACTTCTCTCGGTCATCTCTCACAGAGCTCACGTAGGCTAACCAGACAGATCTCAAGGCGCTCAAGCCTTTGGTGCTTCTCTGCATTGCCAGAGGCAGCTTGCCCCGTCCACCATGGGCTTTGTACGATGGAGTCTTCATTTTGCCTAGTAGAAGCTAGCGCAGTCGAGCCACTGAGCCGTGCTCTCAGAAGTGAAGATGCTGGAGTCTGTGAGGCTGCTCTAGACGCCCTCCTAACGCTAATCGACAATGAATTGCTGCAAAGTGGTTGCAAGGTGCTAGACGAGGCCAACGCCATTCCTGCTATGATCAAACTGATCAGCAGCCCTTGTGCTAGCCTGCAGGAGAAAGTGATGAATTGTTTGGAGAGGATTTTTCGATTAGTTGAATATAAGCAGAAATACGGAGATGCAGCTCATATGCCATTGGTGGATTTGACTCAAAGGGGAAGCAGGCTGAGATCTTTAGCAGCAAGAATACTTGCTCAGTTGAATGTGCTCCATGATCAGTCTTCTTACTTCTGA
- the LOC125206256 gene encoding aluminum-activated malate transporter 10-like: protein MEGNTNTNTNKEIGVEWRINMGDGTSRVLEAESRFGLQRFVSKVGGFFQRAWRLGVNEPKKSIHCVKVGLALCLVSLFYYMRPLYDGVGGNAMWAVMTVVVVFEYTVGATLCKCVNRATGTFLAGALGVGVHWVASQSGERFEPIILQVSVFLLATAATFSRFIPSIKARFDYGAMIFILTFSLISVSGYRVEKLFEMAHHRLSTIAIGTSICIITTILFCPVWAGTELHNLIRNNMDKLSDSLDGPILPAEAKAGEAVTLVEVVPLVTVSSLLIEIAARTEKLAGAVNGVAEKAEFEVETAEEAKRGQSSKGGN from the exons ATGGAGGGTAACACCAACACTAACACTAACAAGGAAATAGGAGTAGAATGGAGGATCAACATGGGAGATGGGACGTCGAGAGTTCTAGAAGCTGAGAGCAGGTTTGGATTGCAAAGGTTCGTGTCCAAGGTGGGCGGCTTCTTTCAACGAGCATGGAGATTAGGCGTAAACGAGCCAAAGAAATCGATACATTGTGTTAAGGTGGGGTTGGCGCTCTGTCTGGTTTCCCTCTTCTATTACATGAGGCCCTTGTATGATGGAGTTGGCGGCAACGCTATGTGGGCTGTCATGACTGTGGTGGTCGTCTTTGAGTACACCGTTG GGGCTACTCTATGTAAATGTGTGAATAGGGCAACTGGGACTTTCTTGGCTGGAGCATTGGGTGTTGGTGTTCATTGGGTTGCTAGCCAATCTGGAGAAAGGTTTGAGCCCATCATTCTTCAAGTCTCAGTCTTTCTTCTAG CTACTGCAGCCACGTTCTCGCGTTTCATTCCATCGATAAAAGCTCGATTCGACTATGGGGCGATGATCTTCATCCTGACCTTCAGCCTCATATCAGTATCTGGCTACCGCGTGGAGAAGCTCTTTGAAATGGCTCATCACAGACTCTCCACCATTGCAATAGGCACCTCCATCTGCATCATTACAACCATTCTTTTCTGTCCTGTTTGGGCAGGAACCGAGCTCCATAACCTCATCAGGAACAACATGGACAAGCTCTCTGATTCCTTAGATG GGCCCATCCTGCCGGCTGAGGCCAAGGCCGGAGAGGCTGTGACTCTAGTAGAAGTAGTTCCATTGGTAACAGTTTCGTCGTTGCTGATAGAGATTGCGGCGAGAACAGAAAAGCTTGCGGGGGCAGTGAATGGAGTGGCGGAGAAGGCGGAATTTGAGGTTGAAACTGCAGAGGAAGCCAAGAGAGGACAAAGCTCGAAAGGAGGGAACTAG